Proteins co-encoded in one Sus scrofa isolate TJ Tabasco breed Duroc chromosome 14, Sscrofa11.1, whole genome shotgun sequence genomic window:
- the VPREB1 gene encoding VpreB protein precursor (The RefSeq protein has 1 substitution compared to this genomic sequence), with translation MSWALILLLLLAHCTGCGPQQLLDQPPSVSSSLGTTIHLACTLSRDLDISIYNIQWYQQWPGHPPRFLLSYFSHSDKIQGHKVPPRFSGSKDVAKNTGYLSISELQPEDEAVYFCAAMVERLERKREREMERETREGNEPAAPVWPAP, from the exons ATGTCCTGGGCTCTCATCCTGCTATTGCTCCTGGCCCACTGCACAG ggtgtggccctcagCAGTTGCTGGATCAGCCGCCGTCTGTGTCCTCGTCCCTCGGAACCACAATCCACCTGGCCTGTACCTTGAGCAGGGACCTTGACATCAGCATTTACAACATCCAGTGGTACCAGCAGTGGCCCGGCCACCCTCCAAGATTCTTGCTGAGCTATTTCTCCCATTCAGACAAAATCCAGGGCCACAAGGTCCCCCCTCGCTTCTCTGGATCCAAAGACGTGGCCAAGAACACGGGGTATTTGAGCATCTCTGAGCTTCAGCCTGAGGACGAGGCTGTGTATTTCTGTGCTGCCATGGTTGAGAGATTGGAGCGGAAGcgggagagggagatggagagagagacgAGGGAAGGAAACGAGCCTGCTGCTCCAGTGTCCCCGGCACCCTAG